Proteins encoded in a region of the Aptenodytes patagonicus chromosome Z, bAptPat1.pri.cur, whole genome shotgun sequence genome:
- the CDC37L1 gene encoding hsp90 co-chaperone Cdc37-like 1 isoform X1 yields MALWLPRSRDGGPPSEEDEERGQAPASRQRLPEVQTYSQGIELACQKEREFVKHSVECTWNLAEAQQKLGSLALHNSESRDQESAQAKTEAAELRWREEEWRRKEEALNQRERQNLWNTDPVSKEVFNKSFINQKRKEIEDEDVSEPLMQKHEQKIRHFGMLSRWDDSQRFLSDHPYLVCEETSRYLMLWCFHLEAEQKRALMEQVAHQAVVMQFIIEIARSCNVDPRGCFRLFFQKAKTGEGYFEAFKNELEAFKTRVRIWSQSHGFQTMLLHDLSVNPGLVGELSSFSQLWRIKLSIFHLLQNTGDLQGPINTDVCSLNSVIQRDEEESKMMDTV; encoded by the exons ATGGCGCTGTGGCTCCCGCGCTCACGGGACGGCGGCCCTCCgtcggaggaggacgaggagcgGGGGCAGGCTCCCGCCTCCCGTCAGCGCCTGCCGGAAGTGCAG ACATACAGCCAAGGGATTGAATTAGCCTGccaaaaagaaagagagtttgTGAAGCACTCTGTAGAATGCACGTGGAACCTAGCAGAAGCCCAGCAAAAACTTGGTAGCTTAGCACTGCATAATTCAGAATCCCGCGATCAGGAATCTGCTCAAGCAAAGACTGAAGCTGCAGAGTTgagatggagagaggaagagtggagaagaaaagaagaagcaCTAAACCAGAGGGAAAGACAGAATCTATGGAACACAGATCCTGTTAGTAAGGAGGTATTTAATAAG agttttattaatcaaaaaagaaaagaaatagaagacGAAGATGTGTCTGAACCACTTATgcaaaaacatgaacaaaagatTAGACACTTTG GTATGCTGAGCAGATGGGATGATAGTCAAAGATTTTTGTCTGATCACCCGTATCTGGTATGTGAAGAAACATCTAGATATCTCATGTTGTGGTGTTTTCATCTAGAAGCTGAACAG aaaagagctCTGATGGAGCAAGTAGCACACCAAGCAGTTGTAATGCAGTTTATTATAGAAATTGCCAGAAGCTGCAATGTGGATCCAAGAGGCTGTTTTCGTCTCTTTTTCCAAAAAGCCAAA acagGAGAAGGCTAttttgaggcttttaaaaatgaactggAGGCATTCAAGACGAGAGTGAGAATCTGGTCACAATCACATGGCTTTCAAACTATGTTACTACACGATCTCAGTGTCAATCCTGGTCTTGTAGGAGAGCTGTCATCTTTTTCACAG TTATGGAGAATTAAGCTGTCAATTTTCCATCTGTTGCAGAACACAGGTGATCTACAAGGTCCCATAAACACAGATGTCTGCAGTTTAAACTCTGTGATACAAAGAGATGAAGAAGAATCCAAAATGATGGACACAGTATAG
- the CDC37L1 gene encoding hsp90 co-chaperone Cdc37-like 1 isoform X2: MALWLPRSRDGGPPSEEDEERGQAPASRQRLPEVQTYSQGIELACQKEREFVKHSVECTWNLAEAQQKLGSLALHNSESRDQESAQAKTEAAELRWREEEWRRKEEALNQRERQNLWNTDPVSKEVFNKSFINQKRKEIEDEDVSEPLMQKHEQKIRHFGMLSRWDDSQRFLSDHPYLVCEETSRYLMLWCFHLEAEQKRALMEQVAHQAVVMQFIIEIARSCNVDPRGCFRLFFQKAKTGEGYFEAFKNELEAFKTRVRIWSQSHGFQTMLLHDLSVNPGLVGELSSFSQNTGDLQGPINTDVCSLNSVIQRDEEESKMMDTV; this comes from the exons ATGGCGCTGTGGCTCCCGCGCTCACGGGACGGCGGCCCTCCgtcggaggaggacgaggagcgGGGGCAGGCTCCCGCCTCCCGTCAGCGCCTGCCGGAAGTGCAG ACATACAGCCAAGGGATTGAATTAGCCTGccaaaaagaaagagagtttgTGAAGCACTCTGTAGAATGCACGTGGAACCTAGCAGAAGCCCAGCAAAAACTTGGTAGCTTAGCACTGCATAATTCAGAATCCCGCGATCAGGAATCTGCTCAAGCAAAGACTGAAGCTGCAGAGTTgagatggagagaggaagagtggagaagaaaagaagaagcaCTAAACCAGAGGGAAAGACAGAATCTATGGAACACAGATCCTGTTAGTAAGGAGGTATTTAATAAG agttttattaatcaaaaaagaaaagaaatagaagacGAAGATGTGTCTGAACCACTTATgcaaaaacatgaacaaaagatTAGACACTTTG GTATGCTGAGCAGATGGGATGATAGTCAAAGATTTTTGTCTGATCACCCGTATCTGGTATGTGAAGAAACATCTAGATATCTCATGTTGTGGTGTTTTCATCTAGAAGCTGAACAG aaaagagctCTGATGGAGCAAGTAGCACACCAAGCAGTTGTAATGCAGTTTATTATAGAAATTGCCAGAAGCTGCAATGTGGATCCAAGAGGCTGTTTTCGTCTCTTTTTCCAAAAAGCCAAA acagGAGAAGGCTAttttgaggcttttaaaaatgaactggAGGCATTCAAGACGAGAGTGAGAATCTGGTCACAATCACATGGCTTTCAAACTATGTTACTACACGATCTCAGTGTCAATCCTGGTCTTGTAGGAGAGCTGTCATCTTTTTCACAG AACACAGGTGATCTACAAGGTCCCATAAACACAGATGTCTGCAGTTTAAACTCTGTGATACAAAGAGATGAAGAAGAATCCAAAATGATGGACACAGTATAG
- the SPATA6L gene encoding spermatogenesis associated 6-like protein, translating to MPLKVVVELQVQAVTCPGVFLPEKHDVFLSECILGQHKETESLRPVFPLLFHEKMCFEKVFESAIDPAAVTEMLEIGDDLAFYEENTGDFLFPECKLTPAYPGVDRELLMETSPHFPMTKEPSEQATSEQDPSSLGTDGSVNYLHYPPSQRDSAFHRAASSATSQHLKSPSPLGSPSAFQNRLLILNQIGNLSDFVL from the exons ATGCCGCTGAAGGTGGTCGTCGAGCTGCAGGTCCAGGCG gttACATGTCCTGGTGTGTTCCTGCCTGAGAAACATGATGTTTTTCTCAGTGAGTGCATCTTGGGTCAACACAAAGAGACAGAAAGCCTTCGTCCTGTTTTCCCTCTCTTGTTTCATGAGAAGATGTGCTTTGAAAAG GTGTTTGAAAGTGCCATAGATCCTGCTGCAGTAACTGAAATGCTTGAAA tagGGGATGACCTTGCATTTTATGAAGAGAATACAGGAGACTTTCTGTTCCCAGAGTGCAAACTGACTCCTGCATATCCTGGTGTGGATAGAGAATTACTGATGGAAACTTCTCCTCATTTCCCA ATGACCAAGGAACCATCTGAACAGGCTACGTCTGAACAAGATCCATCATCTCTTGGAACAGATGGATCTGTGAATTACTTGCATTATCCTCCCAGTCAGAGGGATTCAGCTTTTCACCGTGCGGCTTCATCTGCTACCTCCCAACACCTCAAGTCACCAAGTCCTCTTGGGAgtccctctgcttttcaaaacagGTTACTAATTCTTAATCAAATCGGTAACCTGAGTGACTTTGTCCTGTGA